The Amycolatopsis sp. NBC_01480 genome segment CGCGACCCCGCCGGACAACTCCTACGGGCTGTGGCAGGTCAACATGCTCGGCTCGCTGGGCCCGGCCCGGCGGCAGGAATTCCACCTGCACTCCAACGACCAGCTGTTCAACCCGGACCAGAACGCCAAGGCCGCGTGGGACATCTCCGGCCACGGCAAGAGCTTCCAGCCGTGGTCGACCTACACCAACGGCGCGTACAAGAGCCACCTCGCCGCCGCGCGCAAGGCCGCCGAGGACGTCACCCGCCACCACGGCAAGACCACGCACAAGCCCGCGCCGCACAAGAAGCCCGAGCCGCCGAAGAAGCCGGTGCACAGCAAGGGAAACGGCGGGTTCCGCGCCGAGCTGGAGCAGTTCGTCGCGTACGAAAAGAAGACCCAGCACATCGCCGACGAGCTGGTGGCGACCGGGAAGAAGACCGTGCACCGGGTCACCGGCATCGCCAAGGACAGCTTCGGGCAGGTCGGCGAAGAGACAGGGTTCGCCGACGCGCTGGGGGACTTCAGCCGTTCGCTGGAGAAGCAGGTCGGGGTCACCGGTGCGCACGCGCGCACGCTGGGCGCCTCGGTGTTCCGGGCGCGCGAGAACTACGCCGGCATGGACACCGACGCCGCGGGCGCGCTGACCACCAAGGACATCCAGGGCAGCCTGGGCTGACGAGGGGGATTCGAAGTGGACACCGCAGGAGTCGCGACGCTGTTCGCGGACGAGATGAAAGCCCACCACGGCAAGCTCCAGGGCAAGGCCGCGGACTCGCAGGCCGCGCAGCAGGCGCTGCAGCAGGCGGCGAACACGATCACCGAGCAGCACGACGTGCAGCGCAAGGCCGCGCACTCGCTGCTGGAAGGCTGGCAGAGCAAGGCCGCGCCGACCTTCGAGAAGGATTCGGCGAAGTTCGGCACCGACCTGACCGTCACGGCGAAGGCCAGCCGGAGTGGCGCGCAGGTCGTCGGCGAGGTCACCGACGCGCTGGCGGGCCGGCACCAGGCGACCGGCCGGCTGATCGACGAGTTCGTCGCGAAGGCCCGGAAGCTGATCGACGCCGGGTACCTGCTGGCCCGCAACGGCAGCCCGGCCGCGCTGCTGCTCGCCGTCGGCGACGTGGCCGATCTCGCCGGCAAGTACCTCAAGGAGTCGTCCACGCACCTCAAGGACGCGCGGACGGAAATGACCGAGGCGGCCCGCAAACTGCGCGCGCTGCAGACGGAGCTGGCCCACGACGGGGTCGGGGACGCGGGGGTGGCGCACCCCAAGCCGGTCGTCAAGCCCGGCCAGCACCAGCAGCACGTCAAGCACGTGCAGCACCAGAAGCACGTCCAGCACCACACCACCCAGCACCACCCCGGCACGAAACCCAGCAGCAGCAAGAAGGTCCAGGAGATCCTGGACCACGCGCGGTCCAACCTCGGGTACCACGAGGGCCCGAACAACCGGAACAAGTGGGGCCCGACCGGGCAGCCGTGGTGCTCCTACTTCGCCACGTCGATGTGGCGTTCGGCCGGGGTGAACATCCCGAAGTACGGGTTCACCGGCGACGTCTACAAGTGGGGCGAGCGCAACCACCTGGCCTACGACCGCGGCGCGATCGCCCACCAGGCCAAGCCGGGGGACACCATCCTGTTCGGCACCGGGCCGTCGTGGGCGGGCAGCGAGCACATCGGGATCATCGAAAAGGTCGAGGGCAACAAGATCACCACGATCGAGGGCAACGCGAACGACCAGGTCGAGCGCAACACCTACATCCTGCCGCGCGATCTGCACCGGTTCTACGGCGGGGTGCACCCGAAATGAGCATCACCGGGACCGCCCGCGGCGGCGGGGTGACGGCCGAGGTCGCGCCCGGGGGAGCGTTGCGCGGGCTCGAACTCACGGCGGAGGCGTTGCGGGGCGGCGGTTCCGCGTTGTCCGGCAAGATCCTGCGCGCGGTCCGCGAGGCCGCCGCGCAGGCGAACGAACGCGCCCGGAACGCGGTGACCGCCGAACTCGGCCCGCTGGACGACGCCGAGCTGACCCGGCTCGGCCTCGGCCGTGAGGCGGACCTGGCGGAACGGGCCGAGGAGACCACTCCGGAGACGTGGAGGGCGTGATGGCGGACGACGACCGCGGGGTCGACGAGCTGATCGAACTCGCCGACGAGATCCCGGAGCGGCTGGGCCTTTCGGACGGCCTGGCCGAGATCCGGGCCACGGCCGAGCGCGAAGGCCTGTCCGTGACGGTCGATGTGCACGGCATGCTGGTGGCGCTGGACATCGGCGAGGCCGCGCTGGAACTCGGCCCGGCCGTGCTGGCCGCGGAGATCTCCCGGCTCAGCACGGAAGCCGGAAACCGGGCTCTGCACGAGGGTTTGCGCGCGGTGAAGGCCGGCTGCACTCCCGCGGTGACCGCCGCGGTGGGGGAAGTGCTGGCCCTGGAGGAAGAACCGGCCGCGCAAACTTCGGACACACCACCGCCGCCGGACCCTGCGCCGCCTCGCCGACGCCGTGCGCCGGTGGAGGACGAGGAAGAGGGCTTTGTCCTCACACCGGTGAAGGACTGAACGCCCCGGGCGACCGGTTGCCGCGGGTAGCGGATGACGCTTCCCCTGCGCTGAGTGCAGTGAAAGCGTCATCCGCTACATCGAGCCGGCCCGCACGACTCAGTTGACGGCGAGGGTGTGGTTCGCCCAGCCGTTGCCGATGGGTGTGGGCTGGCCGAAGGTGCCGGTTCCGGTGCCGAGCCACTGCCAGAGGGTGTTGTCGGAGGATTTGACGGCGACGAGGTCGGCTTTGCCGTCGCCGTTGACGTCCATGGAAACCATTTGGCCGAAGGCGTTCCAGCCGGTGCCGACCTGGACTGCGGTGGCGTAGCCGCTGGGGCTCCGCTTCCAGAAGTAGAGTTCGCCGGCGGCGTTGGTGGCCCAGATCTCGGCGTCTCCGTCGCCGTCCGCGTCGGCGGCGGTGTGGCGTAACAAGGACGCCCAGCCGGAGCTGACGAGGCTTCGTTCGGCGAAGGAGCCGTTGCCCTTGCCGGGGTAGAGGTACATGTTGCCGCCGTCGCGGGCAAGGATGTCGGCCTTGCCGTCACCGTTGACGTCGGCGAACGAGACCCATTCCATCCCGGCCCAGCCGGGCCCCACGGCTACCCCGGCGCTGAACGAGGCGTTGCCGCGGTTGTTCCAGTAATAGAGGGTGCCGGCCTTGATCGCGAAGAGATCAGCCCAGCCGTCGGCGTTGGAGTCGCTGACGGAGATGGCGCTGTAGCCGCCCCAGCCCGCCCCGAGCCGCACGGCCGTCCCGAAACCACCACCGGCCGTGCCGGGGTAGAACGAGCCGACGCCGGCACTGTCGACGCCGAACGCGTCGTCGTACTTGTCGCCGTTGATGCTCTTCGCCGCCCCGACGGACGGGGGCTGCACCCCGATCGCCGTGCTGGCCGCCTTCAGGTACTGCAGGTAGGCACCCGAGTTGTACGTCGACCACGGCGTCCAGTCGCTGCCGTGGTCGGAGATGCGGTAGGCGGCATTGGCGTTGCACTGCGCGTCGTAGGCACAGGCGTCGGTGACTTCGCTGTGGTAGAAGTCGTTGATCTGCCAGAGGCCGCGGTCGATCGAACCGGAGTTGACGCCGCGGGCGAGCGGATTGCAGCCGGACTCGGCCATCGCGACCGCGACGGCCTTGACGAAGTTGTCGCCGGTGAACCCGGCGGCCCGGCCGACGGTGACGCAGAGGTCGATGTCACCGGCCGCGTGCGCGGGCGTCGCGAACGTGACCCCGGCGGTCAGGACGGCGCCGGTCATGGCGACCCGCAGGAAAACGCTGAATCTTCGTTTCATCGAGGCTCTCCTTGCTCAGCTGTCCGCGAGGGTGTGGCCGGCCCAGCCGGTGCCGATCGGCGTGGATTGGCCGAAGGTGCCGGTTCCGGTGCCCAGCCATTGCCAGAGGGTGTTGTCGGAGGTCTTGATTGCGACGAGGTCGGCCTTGCCGTCACCATTGATGTCCAGGGAAACCAGTTGCCGGTAGGCGTTCCAGCCGGTGCCGACCTGGACGGCGGTGGCGTAACCGCTCGGGCTCCGCTTCCAGAAGTAGAGTTCGCCGGCGGCGTTGGTGGCCCAGATGTCCGCGTCTCCGTCGCCGTCCGCGTCGGCCGCGGTCTGCCGCAGCAGCGACGCCCAGCCCGCGCTCACGAGACTGCGCGCGGCGAACGTTCCCCCGCCGAGGCCGGGGTAGAGGTACATGTTGCCGCCGTCGCGGGCGAGGATGTCGGCCTTGCCGTCACCGTTGACATCGGCGTACAAGACCCACTCGAAGCCAGACCAGCCGGGTCCCACCTCGACGGCCGAGGTGAACGTCCCGTCACCGTGGTTGTTCCAGTAGTAGAGCGTGCCGGCCTTGATGGCGAACAGGTCGGCCCAGCCGTCGGCGTTGGAATCGGCGACGCCGATCCGGGTGAAGCCGCT includes the following:
- a CDS encoding transglycosylase SLT domain-containing protein produces the protein MSRLSAEEIAQHAYRAGFRGNALTTAVAVALAESGGNDHAHNATPPDNSYGLWQVNMLGSLGPARRQEFHLHSNDQLFNPDQNAKAAWDISGHGKSFQPWSTYTNGAYKSHLAAARKAAEDVTRHHGKTTHKPAPHKKPEPPKKPVHSKGNGGFRAELEQFVAYEKKTQHIADELVATGKKTVHRVTGIAKDSFGQVGEETGFADALGDFSRSLEKQVGVTGAHARTLGASVFRARENYAGMDTDAAGALTTKDIQGSLG
- a CDS encoding CHAP domain-containing protein, with the translated sequence MDTAGVATLFADEMKAHHGKLQGKAADSQAAQQALQQAANTITEQHDVQRKAAHSLLEGWQSKAAPTFEKDSAKFGTDLTVTAKASRSGAQVVGEVTDALAGRHQATGRLIDEFVAKARKLIDAGYLLARNGSPAALLLAVGDVADLAGKYLKESSTHLKDARTEMTEAARKLRALQTELAHDGVGDAGVAHPKPVVKPGQHQQHVKHVQHQKHVQHHTTQHHPGTKPSSSKKVQEILDHARSNLGYHEGPNNRNKWGPTGQPWCSYFATSMWRSAGVNIPKYGFTGDVYKWGERNHLAYDRGAIAHQAKPGDTILFGTGPSWAGSEHIGIIEKVEGNKITTIEGNANDQVERNTYILPRDLHRFYGGVHPK
- a CDS encoding YbaB/EbfC family nucleoid-associated protein, whose protein sequence is MSITGTARGGGVTAEVAPGGALRGLELTAEALRGGGSALSGKILRAVREAAAQANERARNAVTAELGPLDDAELTRLGLGREADLAERAEETTPETWRA
- a CDS encoding FG-GAP-like repeat-containing protein — protein: MKRRFSVFLRVAMTGAVLTAGVTFATPAHAAGDIDLCVTVGRAAGFTGDNFVKAVAVAMAESGCNPLARGVNSGSIDRGLWQINDFYHSEVTDACAYDAQCNANAAYRISDHGSDWTPWSTYNSGAYLQYLKAASTAIGVQPPSVGAAKSINGDKYDDAFGVDSAGVGSFYPGTAGGGFGTAVRLGAGWGGYSAISVSDSNADGWADLFAIKAGTLYYWNNRGNASFSAGVAVGPGWAGMEWVSFADVNGDGKADILARDGGNMYLYPGKGNGSFAERSLVSSGWASLLRHTAADADGDGDAEIWATNAAGELYFWKRSPSGYATAVQVGTGWNAFGQMVSMDVNGDGKADLVAVKSSDNTLWQWLGTGTGTFGQPTPIGNGWANHTLAVN